The following coding sequences lie in one Homalodisca vitripennis isolate AUS2020 chromosome X, UT_GWSS_2.1, whole genome shotgun sequence genomic window:
- the LOC124369069 gene encoding LOW QUALITY PROTEIN: protein tyrosine phosphatase domain-containing protein 1-like (The sequence of the model RefSeq protein was modified relative to this genomic sequence to represent the inferred CDS: deleted 1 base in 1 codon), translating into MKHRPNTRRISASRRETGAMKEEEAVGADIDDVCPSPQYNVLSDNLRRCAPSGLQCTMFCGGRNCKYETPESWDSAHMAIRGIYSHWVTDDILAMARPCTEIINKRNVIKQFQSLGVRSLLNLQEPWEHNYCGCPLEPSGFTYDPAIFMDNGIYYYNYAWQDYGRSEGTRLLDMVKIMCHGLSEGRLAIHCHAGLGRTGVLIACFLVYNMRFRANEAIRFVRLKRPNSVQSRGQILCVQNFERLLLKQPKIPEVTLPHYILTQKIMLHGFEARCIQHIPKIMYVVCERLLQLCGCDPVATIPMDHHAPTTMHFLAANKNPSHYHHIKNLLNICSKMKATNQPESSNTDTKTRKKTTHLPHPAHENTKLEEEIENRPQLEPFEDETNNNVQSEPVEGHIGQPNPMVEENSSCQPGLLTEESEGHDKSQLIAGETCNDQPELLEENIENSEEEELRTADIDDHAQLKSLEENIDDNSQLKILTEEIDCNEQSDRLEEDAEQNVQLDTCNLNETAQYSNNENDNDTDAERKFEHFTYLGCGDINRAVFTTHDVVEAITQDLEDMSDAQRRCIMQYQLNLTHGESCWRGLQSESRLVVLAGLLTDWMEQLKNPIIDCELLCQIIIHAEDPLACLQKFDFVTQYTIEYLFRFVAHLTPINNEDLTCLVQRLVASLTQQSVLIRGNLLPKEKDFGKLRKGTYRKTMEFSMNLLDQIKKNIAKNNLPPRF; encoded by the exons ATGAAGCATCGACCAAACACCAGACGCATTTCGGCCTCGCGCCGCGAG ACGGGAGCTATGAAGGAGGAAGAAGCAGTTGGAGCGGACATTGATGATGTTTGCCCCAGCCCACAGTACAACGTGTTGTCCGACAACCTCCGACGGTGCGCGCCCAGCGGCCTGCAGTGTACCATGTTCTGTGGGGGCCGCAACTGCAAGTATGAAACTCCGGAATCCTGGGACTCCGCCCACATGGCCATCAGAGGCATCTACTCCCACTG gGTGACCGACGACATTCTAGCAATGGCTAGACCTTGCactgaaataataaacaagagGAATGTGATCAAACAGTTTCAAAG CTTAGGGGTGCGGTCGCTGCTGAACCTCCAGGAGCCGTGGGAACACAACTACTGTGGCTGCCCGCTCGAGCCGAGTGGTTTTACCTATGATCCTGCGATCTTCATGGACAATGGAA TCTATTACTACAACTACGCATGGCAGGACTATGGGAGAAGTGAAGGT ACAAGGCTACTGGACATGGTGAAGATTATGTGTCACGGGTTGTCGGAGGGAAGGCTAGCTATCCACTGTCACGCAG GTCTAGGGAGGACTGGTGTTCTCATAGCTTGTTTTTTAGTCTACAATATGAGATTCCGCGCCAACGAAGCCATCAGGTTTGTTCGTCTAAAAAGGCCGAATTCCGTGCAGTCCAGGGGCCAGATTCTCTGTGTTCAAAACTTTGAACG ATTACTCTTGAAGCAGCCAAAAATACCAGAGGTTACTCTTCCACATTATATTCTCACACAAAAAATAATGCTGCACGGGTTTGAGGCACGCTGTATACAACATATTCCTAAG ATCATGTACGTAGTCTGTGAGAGATTGCTGCAGCTGTGTGGCTGTGATCCTGTAGCCACGATACCTATGGACCACCATGCTCCCACCACAATGCATTTCCTTGCAGCCAACAAGAACCCTTCTCATTATCACCACATCAAGAATTTGCTCAATATTTGCTCCAAGATGAAAGCTACTAACCAACCCGAGAGTAGTAACACTG ACACGAAGACTAGAAAAAAGACAACACACTTACCACATCCAGctcatgaaaatacaaaattagaagaAGAAATAGAAAATCGTCCACAGCTAGAGCCATTTGAAGATGAAACTAACAACAATGTTCAATCAGAACCAGTAGAAGGACACATTGGTCAACCGAACCCAATGGTAGAAGAAAATAGCAGCTGCCAACCTGGATTATTGACAGAAGAAAGTGAAGGTCATGACAAAAGTCAATTAATTGCTGGAGAAACCTGCAATGACCAACCGGAATTATTGgaagaaaacattgaaaactcCGAAGAAGAAGAATTGAGGACAGCAGATATCGATGATCATGCTCAACTGAAATCACTGGAAGAAAATATTGATGACAATAGtcaattgaaaatattgacaGAAGAAATTGATTGCAATGAACAGTCAGACAGATTGGAAGAAGATGCTGAACAAAACGTGCAGCTAGACACCTGCAATCTAAACGAAACAGCTCAATACAGTAATAACGAAAATGATAACGACACTGATGCTGAAAGGAAATTTGAACACTTCACCTATCTAGGATGTGGGGATATTAATAGAGCT GTTTTCACAACACACGACGTCGTGGAAGCGATAACCCAGGACCTGGAAGACATGAGTGATGCCCAACGGAGATGCATCATGCAATACCAGCTCAATCTTACCCATGGGGAGTCCTGCTGGAGGGGCTTGCAGAGTGAATCCCGGCTGGTGGTACTGGCTGGGCTACTCACTGACTGGATGGAGCAACTGAAGAACCCTATCATCGACTGTGAGCTACTCTGTCAAATCATTATCCACGCTGAGGACCCGTTGGCATGTCTTCAAAAATTTGACTTC GTGACACAATACACAATAGAATATCTGTTCAGATTTGTGGCACATTTGACACCAATCAACAATGAAGACTTGACATGTCTAGTGCAAAGACTTGTAGCGTCATTAACGCAGCAAAGTGTTCTGATTCGAGGTAACCTCTTGCCAAAAG